One Terriglobales bacterium genomic region harbors:
- a CDS encoding TMEM175 family protein, translating into MEFLADGVFAIVMTLLVLELKVPELSRSVTASELLHELKHLGPVFLAFCITFILAGTYWFFHNLSMEFVTHANQKLAFINVGFLFFISLFPFSAALLGHFIRNPVAQVAYFGNQAGAALFLVLNWRYARRASLLGKVDPVIAAKLNWRLGALAIATLAAAVVAFFDQRFSFWLVPLSVMGSRVVARFREKNAKPGSHHETETTAAAHSGE; encoded by the coding sequence GTGGAGTTTCTCGCTGATGGCGTCTTCGCCATTGTCATGACGCTGCTCGTGCTCGAACTGAAAGTTCCCGAGCTGTCGCGCTCCGTCACCGCGTCGGAATTGCTGCACGAGCTGAAGCACCTCGGCCCGGTTTTCCTGGCTTTCTGCATCACGTTTATCCTCGCCGGAACGTACTGGTTCTTTCACAACCTGAGCATGGAGTTTGTGACCCACGCCAACCAGAAGCTGGCATTCATCAACGTCGGATTCTTGTTCTTCATCTCGCTGTTCCCGTTCAGCGCGGCGCTGCTCGGCCACTTCATCAGGAACCCGGTCGCGCAGGTTGCGTACTTCGGCAATCAGGCTGGGGCTGCCTTATTTCTGGTGCTGAATTGGCGTTATGCGAGGCGGGCGTCGCTGCTGGGGAAGGTGGATCCGGTCATCGCTGCCAAACTCAACTGGCGCTTGGGCGCATTGGCCATCGCGACGCTCGCCGCCGCCGTGGTGGCATTCTTCGACCAACGGTTCAGCTTCTGGCTCGTGCCTTTGTCGGTCATGGGCAGTCGCGTGGTGGCGCGGTTTCGCGAAAAAAATGCTAAACCTGGCTCGCATCATGAGACGGAGACCACCGCCGCGGCGCACAGCGGCGAATAG